The proteins below are encoded in one region of Agelaius phoeniceus isolate bAgePho1 chromosome 35, bAgePho1.hap1, whole genome shotgun sequence:
- the RARG gene encoding retinoic acid receptor gamma isoform X1 — protein MFGCVEAAGAPRRLHDVTNRGGCALRRVPVPAGCGGPARRALEPSPGRVLGDTGPPSPPPPPRVHKPCFVCSDRSSGYHYGVSSCEGCKGFFRRSIQKNMVYTCHRERNCQIDKVTRNRCQFCRLQKCFQVGMSKEAVRNDRNKRKKEVKEDLGGDELSPELAELVRRVSRAHQETFPSLGQLGKYTTNSSADHRVQLDLGLWDKFSELATKCIIKIVEFAKRLPGFTGLSMADQITLLKAACLDILMLRICTRYTPEQDTMTFSDGLTLTRTQMHNAGFGPLTDLVFAFAGQLLPLQLDDTETGLLSAICLICGDRMELEQPRRVERLQEPLLEALRVYARRRRPWQPQRFPRMLLKITDLRGISTKGAERAITLRTEIPGPMPPLIREMLENPEIFTEVGGDAPPPAPDPPAAQDSPPGPPTSP, from the exons ATGTTCGGCTGCGtggaggcggcgggggcgccGCGGCGGCTGCACGACGTGACGAACCGCGGGGGCTGCGCCCTGCGCAGGGTCCCGGTGCCCGCCGGCTGCGGGGGCCCCGCCCGCAGAG CCCTGGAGCCCTCCCCTGGGCGGGTTTTGGGGGACACGGGCCCCCCCTCGccaccgcccccgccccgcgtgCACAAGCCTTGCTTCGTGTGCAGTGACCGCAGCTCTGGCTACCACTACGGAGTGAGCTCCTGTGAGGGCTGCAAG gggTTTTTCCGGAGGAGCATCCAGAAGAACATGGTGTACACGTGTCACCGGGAGCGCAACTGCCAGATCGACAAGGTCACCCGCAATCGCTGCCAGTTCTGCCGCCTCCAGAAGTGCTTCCAGGTCGGAATGTCCAAGGAAG CCGTGCGGAACGACCGGAAcaagaggaagaaggaggtgaaGGAGGATTTGGGTGGGGATGAGCTGAGCCCCGAACTGGCTGAGCTGGTGCGGAGGGTGAGCAGAGCCCACCAGGAGACCTTCCCCTCCCTGGGCCAGCTGGGCAAGTACACCACg AACTCGAGCGCTGACCACCGGGTGCAGCTGgacctggggctgtgggacaaGTTCAGCGAATTGGCCACCAAGTGCATCATCAAAATCGTGGAGTTTGCCAAGAGGCTCCCAGGCTTCACAGGGCTCAGCATGGCCGACCAGATCACTCTGCTCAAGGCTGCCTGCCTCGACATCCTG ATGCTGCGGATCTGCACCCGCTACACGCCAGAGCAGGACACGATGACGTTCTCGGACGGGCTGACGCTGACCCGGACCCAGATGCACAACGCGGGGTTCGGGCCCCTCACCGACCTCGTGTTCGCCTTTGCGGGGCAGCTGCTGCCGCTGCAGCTCGATGACACCGAGACCGGGCTGCTCAGTGCCATCTGCCTCATCTGTGGgg accggatggagctggagcagccccggCGCGTGGAGCGGCTGCAGGAGCCACTGCTCGAGGCTCTCCGGGTCTATGCCCGGCGCCGGCGCCCGTGGCAGCCTCAGCGTTTCCCTCGGATGCTGCTCAAAATCACTGACCTGCGTGGCATCAGCACCAAGG GGGCAGAACGAGCCATCACCCTGCGCACGGAGATCCCGGGGCCGATGCCCCCCCTGATCCGGGAAATGCTGGAGAACCCCGAAATCTTCACCGAAGTGGGGGGGGATGCACCACCCCCGGCCCCAgaccctcctgctgcccaggacagTCCCCCTGGCCCCCCCACATCCCCATAG
- the ZNF740 gene encoding zinc finger protein 740 isoform X1, with protein sequence MAAPWRASLLACEGLSGVCLVPTVASKKMMPKSGGKQDGNRERGSSPDLLSLRQDPDKPRARKDDDAPEASNPKKSMKKRRKRVPGAEGPPSSSRRGSQMVVIEQNGSFQLKNFICDHCFGAFRSSYHLKRHILIHTGEKPFECDMCDMRFIQKYHLERHKRVHSGEKPYQCERCMQSFSRTDRLLRHKRMCQGCQTKTPPDSQLLL encoded by the exons atgGCGGCGCCGTGGCGG GCGAGTCTCCTGGCCTGCGAGGGGCTCTCGGGCGTCTGCCTCGTCCCCACCGTCGCCAGCAAGAAGATGATGCCCAAATCCGGCGGGAAACAGGACGGGAACCGGGAACGGGGCTCCAGCCCTGACCTCCTG tccctccgcCAGGACCCCGACAAGCCCCGTGCCCGCAAGGACGATGATGCTCCTGAGGCCTCCAACCCCAAGAAATCCATGAAAAAG CGCCGCAAGCGGGTTCCCGGCGCCGAGGGACCCCCAAGCTCCTCCCGCCGAGGATCCCAG ATGGTGGTGATTGAGCAAAACGGCTCCTTCCAGCTCAAGAACTTCATCTGCGACCACTGTTTCGGCGCCTTCCGGAGCAGCTACCACCTCAAACGGCACATCCTCATCCACACCG GGGAGAAGCCGTTCGAGTGTGATATGTGCGACATGCGCTTCATCCAGAAGTACCACCTGGAGCGGCACAAGCGCGTGCACAGCGGGGAGAAGCCCTACCAGTGCGAGCGCTGCATGCAG AGCTTCTCCCGCACGGACCGGCTGCTCCGACACAAGCGCAtgtgccaaggctgccagaCCAAGACCCCGCCCgactcccagctcctgctgtga
- the SLC61A1 gene encoding molybdate-anion transporter, whose product MFVLPCSALALLLLTCLALEPAPRRPPPSNPAFRSFQRQFLLGYLPALAADWLQGPLLFQLLHSRGFLRSQIAALYSCGFASNVAFGLVSGVFVDRLGRKKSCVLSSGLCSVSCLLQLSHDFLALAAARVLAGLGTSLLFSAFESWYLHEHLERHDFPAEWIPDTFSRVALWNSGLAVAAGLLAWLLAEGLLLGPAAPFLAALPFLALSGIFAGKNWDENYGKSRPCGKACGEGLRGLVSEPRALLLGLVQALVESILLIFAFLWTPVLEPHGIPLGIAFSAFMAASAAGSALFRRGATGRLRLQPLRLLPGSVLLLALALVLLALPLDAPGDFFAVLLLQLSCGIYFPAMAFLRRRLEGGGNAAGGARWLRLPLGLGVALALPALPGDPAGTRAVLGAAALAALVALGAAGGVLGTSRGDEGLRVGDEGLLEGDTGE is encoded by the coding sequence atgttcgtgctgccctgctctgccctcgccctcctcctcctcacttgCCTGGCTCTGGAgccggccccgcgccgccccccgcccTCCAACCCCGCGTTCCGCAGCTTCCAGCGGCAGTTCCTGCTGGGATACCTGCCGGCGCTGGCCGCCGACTGGCTGCAGGGCCCGCTgctcttccagctgctgcacagccgGGGCTTCCTGCGCAGCCAGATCGCCGCCCTCTACTCCTGCGGCTTCGCCTCCAACGTCGCCTTCGGCCTCGTTTCCGGGGTTTTTGTGGACCGGCTGGGCCGGAAGAAGTCCTGTGTGCTGTCCTCGGGGCTGTGCTCCgtgtcctgcctgctgcagctctcccacGATTTCCTGGCCCTGGCGGCCGCCcgggtcctggcagggctcgGCACTTCCCTGCTCTTCTCCGCCTTTGAGTCCTGGTACCTCCATGAGCACCTGGAGCGCCACGACTTCCCTGCCGAGTGGATTCCTGACACCTTCTCCCGCGTGGCGCTCTGGAACAGCGGCCTGGCCGTGGCAGCTGGcctgctggcctggctgctggccgaggggctgctgctgggccccGCGGCCCCGTTCCTGGCGGCGCTGCCCTTCCTGGCTCTCTCGGGGATCTTCGCTGGGAAAAACTGGGATGAGAACTACGGGAAGAGCCGGCCCTGTGGGAAGGCCTGCGGGGAAGGCCTTCGGGGCCTTGTGTCCGAGCCCCGGGCGCTGCTTCTGGGGCTGGTCCAGGCCCTGGTGGAGAGCATCCTGCTCATCTTTGCCTTCCTTTGGACGCCGGTCCTGGAGCCGCACGGGATCCCGCTGGGAATCGCCTTCTCGGCGTTCATGGCCGCCAGCGCCGCGGGCTCGGCGCTGTTCCGGCGCGGTGCCACCGGGAGGCTCCGGCTGCAGCCGCTGCGGCTCCTGCCCGGCtccgtgctgctgctggcgctgGCGCTcgtgctcctggccctgccgCTGGACGCCCCCGGCGACTTCTtcgccgtgctgctgctgcagctctcctgcGGGATCTACTTCCCGGCCATGGCGTTCCTGCGGCGCCGCCTGGAGGGCGGGGGTAATGCGGCGGGAGGAGCGCGGTGGCTGCGGCTGCCCCTAGGCCTGGGGGTggcgctggcactgccagcgctGCCCGGGGACCCCGCGGGGACACGGGCCGTGCTCGGGGCCGCCGCCCTGGCGGCGCTGGTGGCGTTGGGGGCAGCCGGGGGGGTCCTGGGCACCAGCCGTGGGGACgaggggctgagggtggggGACGAGGGGCTGCTcgagggggacactggggagtGA
- the ZNF740 gene encoding zinc finger protein 740 isoform X2 gives MAQASLLACEGLSGVCLVPTVASKKMMPKSGGKQDGNRERGSSPDLLSLRQDPDKPRARKDDDAPEASNPKKSMKKRRKRVPGAEGPPSSSRRGSQMVVIEQNGSFQLKNFICDHCFGAFRSSYHLKRHILIHTGEKPFECDMCDMRFIQKYHLERHKRVHSGEKPYQCERCMQSFSRTDRLLRHKRMCQGCQTKTPPDSQLLL, from the exons ATGGCTCAG GCGAGTCTCCTGGCCTGCGAGGGGCTCTCGGGCGTCTGCCTCGTCCCCACCGTCGCCAGCAAGAAGATGATGCCCAAATCCGGCGGGAAACAGGACGGGAACCGGGAACGGGGCTCCAGCCCTGACCTCCTG tccctccgcCAGGACCCCGACAAGCCCCGTGCCCGCAAGGACGATGATGCTCCTGAGGCCTCCAACCCCAAGAAATCCATGAAAAAG CGCCGCAAGCGGGTTCCCGGCGCCGAGGGACCCCCAAGCTCCTCCCGCCGAGGATCCCAG ATGGTGGTGATTGAGCAAAACGGCTCCTTCCAGCTCAAGAACTTCATCTGCGACCACTGTTTCGGCGCCTTCCGGAGCAGCTACCACCTCAAACGGCACATCCTCATCCACACCG GGGAGAAGCCGTTCGAGTGTGATATGTGCGACATGCGCTTCATCCAGAAGTACCACCTGGAGCGGCACAAGCGCGTGCACAGCGGGGAGAAGCCCTACCAGTGCGAGCGCTGCATGCAG AGCTTCTCCCGCACGGACCGGCTGCTCCGACACAAGCGCAtgtgccaaggctgccagaCCAAGACCCCGCCCgactcccagctcctgctgtga
- the RARG gene encoding retinoic acid receptor gamma isoform X2 — MFGCVEAAGAPRRLHDVTNRGGCALRRVPVPAGCGGPARRGVFPEEHPEEHGVHVSPGAQLPDRQGHPQSLPVLPPPEVLPAVRNDRNKRKKEVKEDLGGDELSPELAELVRRVSRAHQETFPSLGQLGKYTTNSSADHRVQLDLGLWDKFSELATKCIIKIVEFAKRLPGFTGLSMADQITLLKAACLDILMLRICTRYTPEQDTMTFSDGLTLTRTQMHNAGFGPLTDLVFAFAGQLLPLQLDDTETGLLSAICLICGDRMELEQPRRVERLQEPLLEALRVYARRRRPWQPQRFPRMLLKITDLRGISTKGAERAITLRTEIPGPMPPLIREMLENPEIFTEVGGDAPPPAPDPPAAQDSPPGPPTSP, encoded by the exons ATGTTCGGCTGCGtggaggcggcgggggcgccGCGGCGGCTGCACGACGTGACGAACCGCGGGGGCTGCGCCCTGCGCAGGGTCCCGGTGCCCGCCGGCTGCGGGGGCCCCGCCCGCAGAG gggTTTTTCCGGAGGAGCATCCAGAAGAACATGGTGTACACGTGTCACCGGGAGCGCAACTGCCAGATCGACAAGGTCACCCGCAATCGCTGCCAGTTCTGCCGCCTCCAGAAGTGCTTCCAG CCGTGCGGAACGACCGGAAcaagaggaagaaggaggtgaaGGAGGATTTGGGTGGGGATGAGCTGAGCCCCGAACTGGCTGAGCTGGTGCGGAGGGTGAGCAGAGCCCACCAGGAGACCTTCCCCTCCCTGGGCCAGCTGGGCAAGTACACCACg AACTCGAGCGCTGACCACCGGGTGCAGCTGgacctggggctgtgggacaaGTTCAGCGAATTGGCCACCAAGTGCATCATCAAAATCGTGGAGTTTGCCAAGAGGCTCCCAGGCTTCACAGGGCTCAGCATGGCCGACCAGATCACTCTGCTCAAGGCTGCCTGCCTCGACATCCTG ATGCTGCGGATCTGCACCCGCTACACGCCAGAGCAGGACACGATGACGTTCTCGGACGGGCTGACGCTGACCCGGACCCAGATGCACAACGCGGGGTTCGGGCCCCTCACCGACCTCGTGTTCGCCTTTGCGGGGCAGCTGCTGCCGCTGCAGCTCGATGACACCGAGACCGGGCTGCTCAGTGCCATCTGCCTCATCTGTGGgg accggatggagctggagcagccccggCGCGTGGAGCGGCTGCAGGAGCCACTGCTCGAGGCTCTCCGGGTCTATGCCCGGCGCCGGCGCCCGTGGCAGCCTCAGCGTTTCCCTCGGATGCTGCTCAAAATCACTGACCTGCGTGGCATCAGCACCAAGG GGGCAGAACGAGCCATCACCCTGCGCACGGAGATCCCGGGGCCGATGCCCCCCCTGATCCGGGAAATGCTGGAGAACCCCGAAATCTTCACCGAAGTGGGGGGGGATGCACCACCCCCGGCCCCAgaccctcctgctgcccaggacagTCCCCCTGGCCCCCCCACATCCCCATAG
- the ZNF740 gene encoding zinc finger protein 740 isoform X4, with product MAAPWRASLLACEGLSGVCLVPTVASKKMMPKSGGKQDGNRERGSSPDLLMVVIEQNGSFQLKNFICDHCFGAFRSSYHLKRHILIHTGEKPFECDMCDMRFIQKYHLERHKRVHSGEKPYQCERCMQSFSRTDRLLRHKRMCQGCQTKTPPDSQLLL from the exons atgGCGGCGCCGTGGCGG GCGAGTCTCCTGGCCTGCGAGGGGCTCTCGGGCGTCTGCCTCGTCCCCACCGTCGCCAGCAAGAAGATGATGCCCAAATCCGGCGGGAAACAGGACGGGAACCGGGAACGGGGCTCCAGCCCTGACCTCCTG ATGGTGGTGATTGAGCAAAACGGCTCCTTCCAGCTCAAGAACTTCATCTGCGACCACTGTTTCGGCGCCTTCCGGAGCAGCTACCACCTCAAACGGCACATCCTCATCCACACCG GGGAGAAGCCGTTCGAGTGTGATATGTGCGACATGCGCTTCATCCAGAAGTACCACCTGGAGCGGCACAAGCGCGTGCACAGCGGGGAGAAGCCCTACCAGTGCGAGCGCTGCATGCAG AGCTTCTCCCGCACGGACCGGCTGCTCCGACACAAGCGCAtgtgccaaggctgccagaCCAAGACCCCGCCCgactcccagctcctgctgtga
- the ZNF740 gene encoding zinc finger protein 740 isoform X3 — MAAPWRASLLACEGLSGVCLVPTVASKKMMPKSGGKQDGNRERGSSPDLLSLRQDPDKPRARKDDDAPEASNPKKSMKKMVVIEQNGSFQLKNFICDHCFGAFRSSYHLKRHILIHTGEKPFECDMCDMRFIQKYHLERHKRVHSGEKPYQCERCMQSFSRTDRLLRHKRMCQGCQTKTPPDSQLLL, encoded by the exons atgGCGGCGCCGTGGCGG GCGAGTCTCCTGGCCTGCGAGGGGCTCTCGGGCGTCTGCCTCGTCCCCACCGTCGCCAGCAAGAAGATGATGCCCAAATCCGGCGGGAAACAGGACGGGAACCGGGAACGGGGCTCCAGCCCTGACCTCCTG tccctccgcCAGGACCCCGACAAGCCCCGTGCCCGCAAGGACGATGATGCTCCTGAGGCCTCCAACCCCAAGAAATCCATGAAAAAG ATGGTGGTGATTGAGCAAAACGGCTCCTTCCAGCTCAAGAACTTCATCTGCGACCACTGTTTCGGCGCCTTCCGGAGCAGCTACCACCTCAAACGGCACATCCTCATCCACACCG GGGAGAAGCCGTTCGAGTGTGATATGTGCGACATGCGCTTCATCCAGAAGTACCACCTGGAGCGGCACAAGCGCGTGCACAGCGGGGAGAAGCCCTACCAGTGCGAGCGCTGCATGCAG AGCTTCTCCCGCACGGACCGGCTGCTCCGACACAAGCGCAtgtgccaaggctgccagaCCAAGACCCCGCCCgactcccagctcctgctgtga
- the RARG gene encoding retinoic acid receptor gamma isoform X3 translates to MVYTCHRERNCQIDKVTRNRCQFCRLQKCFQVGMSKEAVRNDRNKRKKEVKEDLGGDELSPELAELVRRVSRAHQETFPSLGQLGKYTTNSSADHRVQLDLGLWDKFSELATKCIIKIVEFAKRLPGFTGLSMADQITLLKAACLDILMLRICTRYTPEQDTMTFSDGLTLTRTQMHNAGFGPLTDLVFAFAGQLLPLQLDDTETGLLSAICLICGDRMELEQPRRVERLQEPLLEALRVYARRRRPWQPQRFPRMLLKITDLRGISTKGAERAITLRTEIPGPMPPLIREMLENPEIFTEVGGDAPPPAPDPPAAQDSPPGPPTSP, encoded by the exons ATGGTGTACACGTGTCACCGGGAGCGCAACTGCCAGATCGACAAGGTCACCCGCAATCGCTGCCAGTTCTGCCGCCTCCAGAAGTGCTTCCAGGTCGGAATGTCCAAGGAAG CCGTGCGGAACGACCGGAAcaagaggaagaaggaggtgaaGGAGGATTTGGGTGGGGATGAGCTGAGCCCCGAACTGGCTGAGCTGGTGCGGAGGGTGAGCAGAGCCCACCAGGAGACCTTCCCCTCCCTGGGCCAGCTGGGCAAGTACACCACg AACTCGAGCGCTGACCACCGGGTGCAGCTGgacctggggctgtgggacaaGTTCAGCGAATTGGCCACCAAGTGCATCATCAAAATCGTGGAGTTTGCCAAGAGGCTCCCAGGCTTCACAGGGCTCAGCATGGCCGACCAGATCACTCTGCTCAAGGCTGCCTGCCTCGACATCCTG ATGCTGCGGATCTGCACCCGCTACACGCCAGAGCAGGACACGATGACGTTCTCGGACGGGCTGACGCTGACCCGGACCCAGATGCACAACGCGGGGTTCGGGCCCCTCACCGACCTCGTGTTCGCCTTTGCGGGGCAGCTGCTGCCGCTGCAGCTCGATGACACCGAGACCGGGCTGCTCAGTGCCATCTGCCTCATCTGTGGgg accggatggagctggagcagccccggCGCGTGGAGCGGCTGCAGGAGCCACTGCTCGAGGCTCTCCGGGTCTATGCCCGGCGCCGGCGCCCGTGGCAGCCTCAGCGTTTCCCTCGGATGCTGCTCAAAATCACTGACCTGCGTGGCATCAGCACCAAGG GGGCAGAACGAGCCATCACCCTGCGCACGGAGATCCCGGGGCCGATGCCCCCCCTGATCCGGGAAATGCTGGAGAACCCCGAAATCTTCACCGAAGTGGGGGGGGATGCACCACCCCCGGCCCCAgaccctcctgctgcccaggacagTCCCCCTGGCCCCCCCACATCCCCATAG